GGTGGTGCCCTGGAAGATGTCGCGGCCCTCGACGTTGCCGCGAAAGTGGATGCCCTTTCCGTTCAGCTCCCGCAGCAGGGCGTGCGCCTCCAGCACGAGCTGGCTCCCCTTGTGGTCCTCCTCGCCGATGGAGAGCAGGCCGACCGTCGGGTCCGTCTTGTCCTCCACGACCCGCAGGTAGACCGTGGCGAGCCGGGCCCACTGGGCGAGGTACCCCGGCTTCACGTCCGCGTTCGCGCCCACGTCGAGCAGGGTGACAAAGCCCTTCTTGCTGGGCAGGTGCGTGAGGATCGCGGGCCGGTCCACCCCCCTCAGCCGCCCGAGGGTCAGGAGTGCCGAGGCCATCGTGGCGCCGCTGTGCCCCATGCTGACGGCGGCGGCGGCCTTGCCCTCCTTCACCAGGCGGGTGCAGACGTTGATGCTGGCCCCGGTGCGGCTGCGGACATCGCTGGCGTGCTCGTCCATCCCGATCACATCGGGGGCGTCCACCACCCGCAGGGGCAGGCTGGCGCTCCCGGCGTGCTTGCCGAGTTCGGCGTGCAGGGCCACCCGCGGCCCCACGAGCAGCACGGGCACCCCGGCGCGGGCGGCCTGCACGGCACCCTCCACGTTGGGGGCCGCCCCGTGGTCCCCGCCGACCGCGTCGAGGGCGATGGGCAGCGTCGTGTCGGGCGTCGCCGGGGCGGCTGCCTCAGCGCTCATCGCCGTCCGTGAGGGGGGCGGTCACGTAGAAGGGTCGGCTGCCCTCGCCGCGCTGCTCGCTGGGCAGGCGGTAGCCGGGCCGCTCGACCTGCTCGCGGATGGCGCCCAGGTCCACGTACTCGTCGGCGGCGTTCCGCAACTCGTAACTCGTCATCTCGGGGATACTCGCCACGATCACCCGCTTGCCCCGCGCCCGCAGCACCTCGACCGGGCGCTCGAAGTCGCCGTCGCCCGTGAGCAGCACGGCGGTGTCGTAGCGGTCCTCGGTCGTCAGGAGGTCGGTCACGATCTCGATGTCGAGGCTGGCGCGGCGGTGGGTGTCGCCGTGTTCGTCGGTGCTCTCGCGCAGGGGCCGGGTGCGGACCGTGTACCCCATGTACGTCAGCGCGTCGATAAAGCGCTTCTGCTTGTCGTCCATGGGCATGGGCACGGCGGTGTAGTAAAAGGCGTTGTGCAGGGTGCCGCCCCCCCGGAAGTGCTCCAGGATCTTGCGGTGGTCGAAATTCCAGCCCAGCCGCTTGGCCGCCGCGTACACGTTGGCCCCGTCAATAAAGAGTGCGATTCGTTCCATCATCTGTCCTGACCTTTCATACGCCGGGCTTCCTTTGCTGACCGGCGGACACCTCCAGAATACGGGGGCCGGGCAGGGCCCTCAATCCTCTCCCCCTTCATCGCCGGTCAGAAGTCGGGGCCACCGGGCGGAGTCGTGGAGCGCGGCCCAGACCTCGGCGCGCAGCCGGTCGAGGTCCACGCCGCCGTACTCACCCGGCAGGCGGTCGAGGTACGCCTCCGCCTTGTGGTAGTTGCGGTGGGTCAGGCTGCCGTGGTGCCAGCGTTTGTGCAGCGCGGCGGCGAGCAGGATCAGCGCCTGGATGAAGTGCCGCTCGTCGCCGCTCGCCGCCCGCCACGGTTCCTCCCAGGCCTCGTGCGCCTCCCACCACTCGCCCGCCTCGAAGAGCCTGGCGCCCTCCCGCAGCTCCGCCCGCAACCCACCCGCCATACCCGCAGGCTACCCCCAGGAGCGATGAAAGGCGCGTTAGCCTCTGTCCATCTCGTCCCTATCCTCCCCCACGTGCGGGCGGTAGACTGCATTCATGAAGCCTATAGAACTCACCGACAGCAACTTCCAGAGCGAGACCGCTCAGGGCCTCACGCTGGTCGACTTCTGGGCCCCCTGGTGTGGGCCGTGCCGCATCATCGCCCCCGTGATCGAGGAACTCGCCGGGCAGTACGAGGGCCGCGTCAAGGTCGCCAAGCTCAATGTGGACGA
The genomic region above belongs to Deinococcus aerius and contains:
- the plsX gene encoding phosphate acyltransferase PlsX; translation: MSAEAAAPATPDTTLPIALDAVGGDHGAAPNVEGAVQAARAGVPVLLVGPRVALHAELGKHAGSASLPLRVVDAPDVIGMDEHASDVRSRTGASINVCTRLVKEGKAAAAVSMGHSGATMASALLTLGRLRGVDRPAILTHLPSKKGFVTLLDVGANADVKPGYLAQWARLATVYLRVVEDKTDPTVGLLSIGEEDHKGSQLVLEAHALLRELNGKGIHFRGNVEGRDIFQGTTDIVVTDGFTGNVVLKLAEGEAKVLFGWVRDALGGNLRTKVGGLLVRGALRGLAERMDPSTYGASILLGVRGLAFIGHGSADARAVKNALLRASRAHEAKLIERLEGALAPQAG
- a CDS encoding LabA-like NYN domain-containing protein, which encodes MERIALFIDGANVYAAAKRLGWNFDHRKILEHFRGGGTLHNAFYYTAVPMPMDDKQKRFIDALTYMGYTVRTRPLRESTDEHGDTHRRASLDIEIVTDLLTTEDRYDTAVLLTGDGDFERPVEVLRARGKRVIVASIPEMTSYELRNAADEYVDLGAIREQVERPGYRLPSEQRGEGSRPFYVTAPLTDGDER
- a CDS encoding DUF309 domain-containing protein; translated protein: MAGGLRAELREGARLFEAGEWWEAHEAWEEPWRAASGDERHFIQALILLAAALHKRWHHGSLTHRNYHKAEAYLDRLPGEYGGVDLDRLRAEVWAALHDSARWPRLLTGDEGGED
- the trxA gene encoding thioredoxin, coding for MKPIELTDSNFQSETAQGLTLVDFWAPWCGPCRIIAPVIEELAGQYEGRVKVAKLNVDDNPTVSGQFRVMSIPTMILFKDGQPVEGMVGAQPKRAFEALLDKYAPTPAAAN